In Chryseobacterium sp., the genomic window AACGGTGACGGCATTCAGCAGCTGGATGAATTTGAAATCGCAGAATATTCTGATCTTGCTCAATATATCCGTGTATATACCAATTCCGTAAGGTATATTCCTTCCAACAAAAACAAACTGCAGCTGGCTTTATTTGTTAACCCTGCTATTGTATTCAATTCGGAAAATTCATTTTTAAAACGTTGGAATTTCAATATTTCATTAAATTCTCAAAACTCATTCTATAAAAAAGATAAAGTACTGGTATTTAATCCGTTTGAAAAAAACAGCGACCAAATTCTTAAAAATCAGAACATTCTGACTTCAGTACAGTTTAACCCAACGGATAAATCTGGCTGGAACGGGAATTACCGGTTTATATCCAATGACAACCTTATCAATGCCAATTTCAGTAATGAGGAACGTGAACAGACCTCTCATTTCGTAAATATAGGATATTGGTTCAATAAAGAATTCAGGGTCGACTGGGAAAACTCGGTTCATGATATTAAAAACTCCTCACAGCTCTTTGTGACAAGAGATTACCGTTTAAATAATTTTGAAACCAAACCCAAAGCGACTTATAAATTCACTGACGCTATACAGACAGAACTTTCTGCGGCCTACCGGAAGAAAGAAAGAATAGATGGTGAAGAATTTCTGAAAGCATTTGATATTACGGGGACCATCCAATGGGAACGCAGAAAGACCTCCATCCGTGGAAATTTCTCTTTCATCAATAATACTTTTACAGGAAACAATTACAGTATTGTAGGAAACCAGATGCTTGACGGTTTAAAACCCGGGAAAAACCAGGTATGGAGTGTGTTTATCCAACAGGCCATCAATTCTTTCATTCAGTTGAATTTAAATTACGAAGGAAGAAATTCCGGTGACAGAACCATTCATATTGGAAGCATGCAGGTAAAAGCAAGCTTTTAAAAAAATCAAAAACTTCCTGATTCTCTCCTTTTTTTCACCCTCCGGGCTAATTCATCACACTGATAGATAATATCATATTTTCTAATGTTCAGAATTTTGTAAATTTGCACCATGATAAAAATAGGCAATATAGAACTGCCGGAATTTCCACTTTTGCTGGCTCCGATGGAAGACGTTAGTGATCCTCCGTTCAGACGTTTGTGTAAAATGCATGGTGCAGATCTGATGTATTCGGAATTTATTTCTTCTGAAGGCTTAATTCGTGATGCTATCAAAAGCCGTAAGAAACTGGATATCTTTGATTATGAAAGACCAGTCGGAATACAGATCTTTGGTGGGGATGAAGAGGCAATGGCTATGTCTGCAAGAATTGTAGAAACGGTAAATCCTGATTTAGTGGACATCAATTTTGGATGTCCTGTAAAAAAAGTGGTTTGCAAAGGCGCCGGCGCCGGGGTTCTGAAAGATATTGATCTTATGGTCCGTCTTACAAAAGCAGTGGTAACGTCTACTCATTTGCCTGTAACGGTTAAAACCCGTTTAGGCTGGGACAGCACCTGCATCAATATTGATGAAGTAGCAGAACGTCTGCAGGAAACAGGAATCAAAGCTCTTACCATACATGCCAGAACCCGTGCCCAAATGTATAAAGGAGAAGCGGACTGGGAGCATATTTCAAGAATCAAGCAAAATCCTAATATCGAAATTCCGATTTTTGGAAACGGAGATATCGATTCTCCTGAAAAAGCATTGGAATATAAACAAAAATATGCCTGTGACGGCATTATGATCGGACGTGCAGCCATTGGTTATCCCTGGATATTTAACGAGATTAAACATTTCTTTAAAACAGGTGAGCATTTACCTGCGCCAACAGTAGCTGACCGATTATTAGCCGTACGCCAACATGCAGAATGGAGTGCGGAATGGAAAGGGGAAAGGTTAGGATTGATCGAAATGAGACAGCATTACAGCAACTATTTCCGTGGTGTTCCCCATTTCAAAGAGTTTAGAAAAAAATTCCTGGAAGTTTTCACACTTGAGGAAATGGACAGCTTAATCAAAGAAACACAACAGTTCTATGAAGAATATCAGGAACAGGTATAAAAAACAAAAAACCATCAAATGAATTTGATGGTTTTTTTATGATTGTTTGAATCAATTAATATCCTTCTGATGTAGATTGATTTTTAAGTAATGCCAATGCTGAAGAGGTTCCAATTCTCTTCACCCCCATATTGATCATTTTTTCAGCATCTTCCGGAGTTCTTACTCCTCCGGCTGCTTTCACAGGTAGTCTTCCTGCGTGCTCAAGCATAATATGTACTCCTTCGAAGGTAGCTCCGTTTGGTCTTCCATCAGCTGTAGTATAGAAACCGGTTGAAGATTTTATAAAAATATGGGGGAAGTCATTTTCTGTGAAATGTTCTTCAGCCCAGTTAGAAATATTCCTGGTAAGATCTGCGATCTGTGCATCTGTTAAAGCAGCAATTTCAATAATCCATTTAACTACTTTGTGATGATCCAGCCCCAACTGGGTTCCTTTCACAAATTCGTTTTTTACCAGTTCTATATTTCCCTCAAGATAGGCATTGTAATTAATAACAAAATCAAGTTCATCTGCGCCGTCTTCAATTGCTTTTGAAGCTTCTGCAAGCTTATCATCCACTGAATACGTTCCTTCATGAAAACCGATTACAGTTCCCACTGCAACATTTGAATTTCTTTCCTGAAGATATTTTTTGATCTCTGATACATAATCCGGACGGATCATCACAGCAAAAATACCGTTATCGATAGCTTCCTGAGCCAGTTCTTTATCTTTCTGAAGGGTTTCTTCATTTGAGATTCCTGATTGTTCAGGTGTTTTTAAGTAAGTTGAATCCAAATATTGGGCTATGTTCATATCGTTATACTTTCAATTGTCTATTAATACTTTGTTCTAGAGATATAAATGTTTCTGTTCTTGTCACTCCTTTCAGCTTTTGAAGCTTGCTTAAAATCAGCATCAAATGATCATTGTCTTTGCATAGGACTTTTAAGAAAATTGTATAATTTCCGGTTGTATAATGGGCTTCTACCACCTCATTAATATCATACAAAGACTTCACTACTTCCGGGTAATGGCTTGGCTGGTCCAAAAATACCCCGATATAGGAGATCACCTTATATCCGATTTTTTTAGGATTAAGGAATGAAATTGAGTTTTCAATAACTCCCGCGTGCTCCAGTTTTTTGATTCTTTGATGTACTGCTGTTGTAGAGATTCCAACATTTTTTGAAATGTGTGCTAAGGACGTTTTAGCATTATCCATCAACATGTAAATAATCTCTTTGTCGATCGAATCTAAATGATAACTTGTGTTGCTCGAATTTTTCATTTTCTACTTTTTTATTATTTATGTTTTTTTAAGGTAAGTTCTTAAACTTAACAAAAACCGGGAAATGATCGCTGTATCCGCCTAAATACCGCGTGCCGGCATAAGTTCGGAAGGGCCTGCCCTCAAACGTTCTGGTTCTGCTGCTTAATTTTTCAGAGTTAAATATACTCGCCTCCTGAAAGCTTAATGTTCTATCATCAAGAAATGATTTTGACATGATGATCTGATCATACAGCAATCCAGATTTGTAATGAAAAGTAGAATAATTTCTTAGGGAAAACAACTCATAAAAAGGGTTCATCAAAACCTTCTCATGATCATTGTCGTAGAGAATTTTTACTAAATTTTCATCATCCGGGTTTTCGTTAAAATCACCACACAATATAACATGCTCCTTATCATCAGCTACAATTTTCATGATCCGCTGCCGGATCTCATTTAATATAAAGGATCTTTTGGGTTTATTGATATCTTTTTCTCGCTTGGAGGGAAGATGGGCGATAAAGACATTAATAATTTCCCCTTTATATTTAATTTTAGAAAAAAGTACGTCCCTGGTTGTGTCGTAATTTTCTTTGTTTTTATTTGATATTTCAAAAAAGAAAGTAATGGCTTCAGAATCGATAACCTCCACTTTATTTTTATCATATAACATGGCTACATCCACCTTTCTTTCATCCATAGAATTGTAATGTACAATTCCATACTCAGAATTAAAAGGCTCCATCATAACAAGGTCTTCTAAAACTTTCCTGCCGGAAACTTCAGAAAGTCCTATTACAAATGGCATTACACCATTTTCCTCCTTCATCAGCTGAAATGCGTGTGAGATCTTAAAAATCTTGTTTTTATATCTCTTTTCATCCCAATTCCTTAATCCTGACCGGGTAGGATCTAATTTATGGACAGGTTTCGGATCGGGTAAAAATAAATTTTCAACATTATAAAAAGAGAACAATTCCATCAACACTAATTTCTATAACTTTAATTATTATGTTCTTTTTGCTAAATGTAAATTTATTATTTTTTAAATATCACTGATTCGTTACAAAATGATTTAAATCAATTTCCAATAAAAAACTCTTCAAATATAACAATAAATACTAATAAAATCAACTATAATAAATTAAATTTTCAATTATTTTCAACATTTAGTACATTAATAAAAATTGAGACAATACATAAAATTCAAAATAATTGGAATAAAATTTCAATTTAAGATTAGAAACATTAATATTTTTCTAGCAATTTAAATTTTATACAAAAATTATTCCATTCATCATTTTGATAAACGGAATTAAGTAAACTAGTACCGGCCAGGTACATTTCAGCGGATTTATTTAAAGTAAATCGGGACGTTTTTCCTTAGTAATTCTCACGGCCTCATCATGGCGCCATTCTTCAATTTTGCCAAAATTTCCGCTCAGCAAAATCTTAGGAACCTCTAATCCTTTATAACTTTCGGGTCTTGTATAGATGGGCGGAGAGAGCAGATCATCCTGAAAACTGTCTGTTAAGGCACTTTGTTCATCATTCAAAACTCCGGGAAGCAATCTTATAATGGAATCAGCGAGAACACATGCCGCCAGCTCCCCTCCCGTAAGAACGTAATCCCCTATTGAGATTTCCTTTGTAATATGAAGGTCTCTTACCCTTTGGTCTATCCCTTTATAATGTCCGCACAGAAAGATCAGATTTTCTTTTATGGAAAGGGAATTGGCAATCTTCTGATTTAAAGTGATCCCATCGGGCGTCAGGTAAATCACCTCATCATAGTTTCTTTGAGACTTAAGTTCTGAAATACATTTATCCAGCGGCTCCACCATCATTACCATTCCTGCTCCGCCTCCGTAGGGCTCATCATCAATTTGCCTGTGCTTATTGACAGCCCAGTCTCTCAAATGATGAAAATGTACTTCTGCCAGTCCTTTATCCATCGCTCTCTTCAAAATAGAAGTTTTAAACGGACTTTCCATCAGTTCCGGAAGTACGCTTATTATATCAATTCTCATTGTAATGTTCCGTTTTTCTTTGTAGGTATAATAATTAATCTTAAAGATGAATCTTTATTGAAATAGCTCCACATCCAGTTGAAGAATATGGCCAGCTTATTTCGAACGCTCAAAATTAACATTAAATGCAGAAACATCCAGAAATACCAGGCTAAAAATCCCTGAAATTTTATAAATGGCAGATCTACAACGGCTCTGTGTTTACCTATAGTGGCTAATGAACCTTTGTCATCATATTCATATTCTTTCCATTCGGCAGGGCTTTTCTTCAAAAGATTTTTTCCTAAATTTTTGGCCTGGTGGATCGCTACATTGGCTACCTGCGGATGTCCCTGAGGATATTTGGGAGTTTCCATATAGGCTATATCCCCGATGGCATAAATATTATCATAACCTTTGATTTTATTGTACCGGTCTACAATGTATCT contains:
- the dusB gene encoding tRNA dihydrouridine synthase DusB gives rise to the protein MIKIGNIELPEFPLLLAPMEDVSDPPFRRLCKMHGADLMYSEFISSEGLIRDAIKSRKKLDIFDYERPVGIQIFGGDEEAMAMSARIVETVNPDLVDINFGCPVKKVVCKGAGAGVLKDIDLMVRLTKAVVTSTHLPVTVKTRLGWDSTCINIDEVAERLQETGIKALTIHARTRAQMYKGEADWEHISRIKQNPNIEIPIFGNGDIDSPEKALEYKQKYACDGIMIGRAAIGYPWIFNEIKHFFKTGEHLPAPTVADRLLAVRQHAEWSAEWKGERLGLIEMRQHYSNYFRGVPHFKEFRKKFLEVFTLEEMDSLIKETQQFYEEYQEQV
- the deoC gene encoding deoxyribose-phosphate aldolase, which produces MNIAQYLDSTYLKTPEQSGISNEETLQKDKELAQEAIDNGIFAVMIRPDYVSEIKKYLQERNSNVAVGTVIGFHEGTYSVDDKLAEASKAIEDGADELDFVINYNAYLEGNIELVKNEFVKGTQLGLDHHKVVKWIIEIAALTDAQIADLTRNISNWAEEHFTENDFPHIFIKSSTGFYTTADGRPNGATFEGVHIMLEHAGRLPVKAAGGVRTPEDAEKMINMGVKRIGTSSALALLKNQSTSEGY
- a CDS encoding Lrp/AsnC ligand binding domain-containing protein, with the protein product MKNSSNTSYHLDSIDKEIIYMLMDNAKTSLAHISKNVGISTTAVHQRIKKLEHAGVIENSISFLNPKKIGYKVISYIGVFLDQPSHYPEVVKSLYDINEVVEAHYTTGNYTIFLKVLCKDNDHLMLILSKLQKLKGVTRTETFISLEQSINRQLKV
- a CDS encoding endonuclease, producing MELFSFYNVENLFLPDPKPVHKLDPTRSGLRNWDEKRYKNKIFKISHAFQLMKEENGVMPFVIGLSEVSGRKVLEDLVMMEPFNSEYGIVHYNSMDERKVDVAMLYDKNKVEVIDSEAITFFFEISNKNKENYDTTRDVLFSKIKYKGEIINVFIAHLPSKREKDINKPKRSFILNEIRQRIMKIVADDKEHVILCGDFNENPDDENLVKILYDNDHEKVLMNPFYELFSLRNYSTFHYKSGLLYDQIIMSKSFLDDRTLSFQEASIFNSEKLSSRTRTFEGRPFRTYAGTRYLGGYSDHFPVFVKFKNLP
- the trmD gene encoding tRNA (guanosine(37)-N1)-methyltransferase TrmD, which codes for MRIDIISVLPELMESPFKTSILKRAMDKGLAEVHFHHLRDWAVNKHRQIDDEPYGGGAGMVMMVEPLDKCISELKSQRNYDEVIYLTPDGITLNQKIANSLSIKENLIFLCGHYKGIDQRVRDLHITKEISIGDYVLTGGELAACVLADSIIRLLPGVLNDEQSALTDSFQDDLLSPPIYTRPESYKGLEVPKILLSGNFGKIEEWRHDEAVRITKEKRPDLL